One region of Sebastes fasciatus isolate fSebFas1 chromosome 1, fSebFas1.pri, whole genome shotgun sequence genomic DNA includes:
- the chchd4a gene encoding mitochondrial intermembrane space import and assembly protein 40 gives MSYCRQEGKDRIIFVTKEDHEAPSNAELIADDPNDPYEEQGLILPNGDVNWNCPCLGGMASGPCGSQFKEAFSCFHYSKEDVKGSECIDHFRNMQECMQKYPELYPQDEDKASSAQAESSSGSVSAAPTEGSALPTEPHSTPATSDSTPPTDNQTAS, from the exons ATGTCGTACTGCAGACAGGAAG GTAAAGATCGCATCATCTTTGTGACCAAGGAGGACCACGAGGCTCCCAGCAACGCTGAGCTCATCGCAGATGACCCCAATGATCCTTATGAGGAGCAGG GTCTCATCCTGCCAAATGGAGACGTCAACTGGAACTGCCCGTGTCTTGGCGGCATGGCCAGCGGACCGTGTGGCTCTCAGTTCAAGGAGGCCTTTTCCTGCTTCCACTACAGTAAGGAAGATGTGAAGGGCTCCGAGTGCATCGACCACTTCCGTAACATGCAGGAGTGCATGCAGAAGTACCCTGAGCTCTATCCTCAGGACGAGGATAAAGCAAGCTCCGCCCAGGCAGAGTCCAGCTCTGGGTCTGTCTCCGCCGCCCCGACTGAGGGCTCTGCCTTACCCACTGAACCTCACTCTACCCCGGCCACGTCTGACAGCACGCCACCTACAGACAACCAGACCGCCAGCTAA
- the LOC141752346 gene encoding protein transport protein Sec61 subunit alpha-like, which yields MGIKFLEVIKPFCAVLPEIQKPERKIQFREKVLWTAITLFIFLVCCQIPLFGIMSSDSADPFYWMRVILASNRGTLMELGISPIVTSGLIMQLLAGAKIIEVGDTPKDRALFNGAQKLFGMIITIGQAIVYVMTGMYGDPSEMGAGICLLIIIQLFVAGLIVLLLDELLQKGYGLGSGISLFIATNICETIVWKAFSPTTVNTGRGTEFEGAIIALFHLIATRTDKVRALREAFYRQNLPNLMNLIATVFVFAVVIYFQGFRVDLPIKSARYRGQYNTYPIKLFYTSNIPIILQSALVSNLYVISQMLSTRFSGNFLVNLLGTWSDATSGGPARAYPVGGLCYFLSPPESFGSVLDDPVHACIYICFMLGSCAFFSKTWIEVSGSSAKDVAKQLKEQQMVMRGHRETSMVHELNRYIPTAAAFGGLCIGGLSVMADFLGAIGSGTGILLAVTIIYQYFEIFVKEQSEVGSMGALLF from the exons ATGGGCA TTAAATTTTTGGAGGTCATCAAGCCTTTCTGTGCGGTCTTGCCAGAAATTCAGAAACCAGAAAGAAAG ATTCAATTTAGAGAAAAAGTACTATGGACGGCCATCACGTTATTCATCTTTCTGGTGTGCTGCCAG ATTCCTCTCTTTGGCATCATGTCGTCAGATTCAGCAGATCCCTTCTACTGGATGAGAGTGATCCTGGCTTCCAACAGAG GTACTCTGATGGAGCTGGGTATCTCACCCATTGTCACCTCAGGCCTTATCATGCAGCTGCTGGCTGGTGCCAAGATCATTGAGGTGGGAGACACTCCCAAGGACAGAGCCCTCTTcaatggagctcagaaat TGTTTGGAATGATCATCACCATTGGACAGGCCATTGTATATGTTATGACTGGCATGTATGGAGACCCTTCAGAGATGGGTGCTGGGATATGCTTGCTCATCATCATCCAG CTCTTTGTCGCAGGTCTGATTGTGTTGCTGCTGGACGAGCTGCTCCAGAAGGGCTATGGTCTGGGCTCGGGTATCTCTCTCTTCATCGCGACCAACATCTGTGAGACGATCGTGTGGAAGGCCTTCAGCCCCACCACTGTCAACACCGGCAGAG GTACTGAGTTTGAGGGAGCCATCATTGCTCTCTTTCATCTTATTGCCACCCGCACGGACAAGGTGCGCGCCCTGAGAGAGGCCTTCTACAGACAAAACCTGCCTAACCTCATGAACCTCATCGCCACCGTCTTTGTGTTTGCAGTGGTCATATACTTCCAG GGCTTCAGGGTGGACCTGCCCATTAAGTCAGCACGCTACCGTGGACAATACAACACCTACCCCATCAAACTGTTCTACACCTCCAACATCCCCATCATCCTGCAGTCTGCCCTGGTCTCCAATCTCTATGTCATTTCTCAGATGCTCTCAACGCGTTTCAGCGGCAACTTCCTCGTCAACCTACTGGGTACCTGGTCT gaCGCCACAAGTGGTGGACCAGCTCGAGCCTATCCGGTGGGCGGACTCTGctacttcctctctcctccagagTCGTTTGGTTCTGTCCTGGATGATCCGGTTCACGCTTGTATCTACATTTGCTTCATGCTTGGCTCCTGCGCCTTCTTCTCCAAGACCTGGATTGAGGTCTCAGGATCCTCTGCCAAAGAT gtggCGAAGCAGCTGAAGGAGCAGCAGATGGTGATGAGGGGACACAGAGAGACCTCTATGGTGCACGAGCTCAACAG GTACATCCCCACAGCTGCTGCCTTCGGTGGCCTCTGCATAGGAGGGCTGTCGgtcatggctgacttcctgggTGCCATTGGTTCGGGTACAGGAATCCTCTTGGCTGTGACCATCATCTACCAGTACTTTGAAATCTTTGTAAAGGAGCAGAGCGAAGTGGGCAGCATGGGAGCACTGCTTTTCTAG
- the LOC141752126 gene encoding netrin-4, translating to MGVISAGRCFSHRACCKHSRMRESSVLGNGLDRMLVLLCWLFLVLERSGAASRCVDHACSPPIGNLASGRTLLTHSSCCGNHHIPCPHPPGTLCPEDAHPPAHMTDDPFSHPDTWWASGAGATAQEQQDEIRLDLETQFCLSHVVLVFRSPRPAAMAVERSADFGKTWEALKLFARNCSTEFGLPDDFTKPGSLCTSRYTSATPCSGGEVILRTLDPSNAGTMDPYSPEALDRLTLTNLRIRLLKAQTCATPLNPPAEWISPAASALTPTPTRESSASAPYAIYTLLARGTCLCHGHAEQCVPHNISQDARQDSNMVSGRCLCTHHTAGDHCEKCAPLYNDRPWMPANSSGGESNPCQKCQCHGHADSCHFSQRAWLSSGGTSGGVCDDCRHNTVGRRCQRCRHGYHRHPALPLNSPDACTRCWCDPRGSLPIRLGEEGPWCHPRSGQCHCKPGVGGTSCSHCLPGYWGFGEEGCKPCTCPHSCDPTTGECLDSYSNNQVFNVPIGGKIPDLDHMFTIEEEVQWSKELAVSALHYTGKCSCKEKKLRSVSDLCKTKHDYVIKASVLSAHDKGSHAEVRVKVRKVLRSGQVALYLGTISIYPLSWTSRGCTCPILNPGMEYLLAGPEEAGTGRLLVTMQSVVVPWTPRLGLLISEGLRNGCT from the exons ATGGGAGTAATCTCTGCAGGAAGGTGTTTCTCGCATCGTGCATGTTGTAAACACAGCAGGATGAGAGAGTCTAGTGTGCTTGGGAACGGTCTGGATCGGATGCTGGTGTTGCTCTGTTGGCTGTTTCTGGTTCTGGAGAGGAGTGGAGCAG CTTCCAGATGTGTGGACCACGCCTGCAGCCCACCAATTGGGAACCTGGCCAGTGGCAGGACCCTCCTCACCCACTCAAGCTGCTGTGGGAACCACCACATTCCTTGCCCCCATCCTCCTGGGACACTGTGCCCCGAGGACGCCCACCCACCTGCTCACATGACTGACGACCCTTTCTCGCATCCAGACACTTGGTGGGCATCAGGTGCAGGCGCCACCGCGCAGGAGCAGCAGGATGAGATCCGGTTGGACCTGGAAACACAGTTCTGTTTGTCCCATGTGGTTTTGGTGTTCAGGTCACCGCGGCCTGCTGCCATGGCTGTCGAGCGTTCGGCTGACTTTGGAAAGACTTGGGAAGCTCTAAAACTCTTTGCTCGCAATTGCAGCACGGAGTTTGGTTTGCCTGATGATTTTACTAAGCCGGGCTCTTTGTGTACATCCCGCTATACCAGCGCTACACCCTGCAGTGGGGGGGAG GTAATACTACGGACACTAGACCCCAGCAATGCCGGAACGATGGACCCTTACAGTCCAGAGGCCCTCGACCGCCTCACCCTCACCAACCTCCGCATCAGGCTGCTAAAAGCTCAGACCTGTGCGACACCTCTAAACCCACCTGCAGAATGGATAAGCCCTGCAGCCTCAGCTCTGACTCCCACACCCACCAGAGAAAGCTCAGCCTCAGCACCTTATGCTATTTATACTTTACTGGCCAGAGGGACCTGCCTGTGCCATGGACATGCTGAGCAATGTGTGCCACACAACATCAGCCAAGATGCAAGACAGGACAGTAACATG GTGTCTGGTAGGTGCCTGTGTACTCACCACACAGCAGGCGATCACTGTGAGAAGTGTGCCCCGCTCTACAATGATCGTCCCTGGATGCCCGCCAACAGCAGCGGCGGGGAGTCCAACCCGTGTCAGA AGTGCCAGTGCCACGGTCACGCAGATAGCTGTCACTTCTCTCAGCGAGCATGGCTTTCCTCCGGTGGCACCAGCGGGGGCGTCTGTGACGACTGCAGACACAACACTGTCGGCCGCAGGTGCCAGCGCTGTCGCCACGGCTACCACCGCCACCCAGCCCTGCCCCTCAACTCCCCTGACGCCTGCACAC GCTGCTGGTGTGATCCTCGGGGCTCTTTGCCTATACGTCTGGGAGAGGAGGGACCCTGGTGCCACCCTCGGAGCGGGCAGTGCCACTGCAAACCGGGTGTCGGCGGCACAAGCTGCAGCCACTGTCTGCCTGGCTACTGGGGTTTTGGAGAGGAGGGCTGTAAACCCTGCACCTGCCCTCACAGCTGTGATCCGACCACTGGGGAGTGTCTGGACAG CTACTCAAATAATCAGGTGTTCAATGTGCCCATTGGTGGGAAAATCCCTGATCTGGATCACATGTTCACAATAGAAGAGGAGGTACAGTGGTCGAAGGAGCTTGCAGTCTCTGCTCTGCATTACACAG GGAAGTGTAGCTGTAAGGAGAAAAAGCTGAGGAGTGTGTCTGACCTCTGCAAGACCAAACACGATTATG TGATCAAGGCCAGCGTTCTGTCTGCTCACGACAAAGGCAGCCACGCAGAGGTGCGAGTCAAAGTTCGCAAGGTCCTTCGATCAGGCCAAGTGGCGCTCTACTTGGGGACCATCAGCATCTATCCTCTGTCCTGGACCAGCCGCGGCTGCACCTGTCCTATTTTAAACCCAG GTATGGAGTACCTGCTGGCCGGCCCGGAGGAGGCCGGGACCGGCCGTCTACTGGTCACCATGCAGAGCGTAGTGGTCCCGTGGACTCCCCGACTCGGTCTACTAATATCAGAGGGCCTGAGGAATGGATGCACATGA